The Radiobacillus deserti genomic interval ATGATTTATTTAGACTATGTCACATTCGACGAAGAAATCAACTACGAATATCCGTATGGTGCAGCTCCCGGCAATCAATTGCTTGCTTATCCTCCAAGATAATCGTTTGTTCACTTCACGGAAAAAAAGCCCTTGCCGCGATTCCGCGACAAGGGCTTTCTATTTCTATAAGGAGGAATAAGTATGAAAGATCCATATAAGAAATTTACTAGTCTTCAGCTATTTATGACCGTACTTTCCATCATCTTTGGTGGTTTCGCTATTGTGAAGGGGGATTACTCCCTTATGCTTTTAGCCTTATTAACCTTGGCTTTTAGCTTTGTATTTGAAGGAATCATTGAATGGAAGAAACAGCGTGGTCCCCATTTTCTTTTACAAATGGTACGTGCCTGTATCATCATCCTAGTTTCTATCTATCTTTATTTTAAAATAATTTAGTGATTGCAAGTCCAAGGATTACCCAGCCAATTAAGAATGCCAAGCCACCAACTGGCGTAATCATAGCCAACATCTTGATTCCAGTGGTGGAATAAATGTAAAGACTTCCTGAAAACAAAAGAATCCCAATAAAGAACATCCAACCAGCTGCTGTTAAGCTAGAAACTTGAGATTTCATCATCAAAATACCAGTCACGAATAATGCCATTGTATGAAACATTTGGTACGTGACTGCTTTTTCCCATGTTTTAATCATTTTCTCAGAGAGCTTCCCCTCTAATCCATGTGCTCCAAATGCCCCCAATGCCACAGCTAAAAATCCATTAAGGACACCTAATAAGAAAATTAGTTTCATTCCTCACTCACCCTTTATTAAAAATCAAAAATAGAATCTCCATTTGCGTCCTCATCTTTTAGTCGTTCTCCATTTGACAGCTGAACCTTTTCGGTTTGAGATGGTGCAGGCATAGGTGGAATCGGTTCTCCTTCGGTCCATGTCTGTTGGTCGTCCAGTATTAAATCTGCCATCAATTTTACAGCACGAACATGTTCTCTTAACTTACCAGAATGATTTTTAGATTGAAGGGCCTTTTGTATTTCTGCTTCCATTTTTCGCAATACGGACTCATCTTGTATCGGCAATTGAATTTCCTCCTTCTACATCCTAGCTTAGTATAACATAAGTAGTCTTCCTTAAAGACATAATAAAACTCACGAACAAAGGGAGCATTCGCGAGTTCTTTCAAAATCAATATTATGTACTGTTTTCATGGATAGCGGTAGCAAATAGGGCAAATCGAATCACAGGTATTACAAAACTAATCCTCAATTCAACAATGATTGTAGGTGGATTGTTCTTCTTTATAATTTTCATACATCCACTTAATAAATTCCAATTCGTTATCCTGGAGCTCACGACTTAGTTGCTGTTTAAATTCTTCTAAAAATGTTGAAAAATTCATCACTGCATAATTCCCCCTAAACACGAATGTAAACGCTTACACCACTATATCCCAATAAATTTTTAGACTCTATCTCTACTCTTATTCAACTATAATAATTTCGATTATTCAACAAAAATCTGAAAAAAATGTGAAATTCCTGCAAAATACCTGTGTTATTTGTCCTATTTTCTTTTTTAGAATAGAGTTGAAGTGGTAAAACGATTGTCTTCCCTTTACGTTTACCTTTATAAAATACGCTAGATGTACAATTACCCGATATTTTTTCTTCTTAAACCTTTTTTGAAAAAATTTATAACTTTTCAAAAAAAGAACACGGATGACCCGCGTTCTTTTTTTACTTCTGTTCAAACAATTCTCTTCTATGGTTCTGTTCAGCTCTTTTTTTCCATCGTTCCGCCCACATGTCACGAAGATTCGTAGCTTTCCCTTCAACAACCGGTTGAAACATTGCGGTTACCCATTTACTGCTCAAAAGCCAGACTATGGCGATAGAGATTACGAAAAGCCCAAGAATATCCATGACATGGTTCACAGCAAACCAGTTTGCTTCTCTGAAAAATTGAATGAAAAAACCATGCAACAAATAGACATAGATCGTTGTAACACCAAACTTAGTAAATACGTAGCGCTTACTCGGTATCCACGCAAGCACACTAAAGGACATGAAGGCCGCAACACCGTAAACACCTATTCTAGCAACTCCCCCAATATTTTCAGCGTCTAATGTAGAATAAGACTTGGACCCTAGCAGCCAATCGGTTGAAAAATCTGGTGTTACATAAATGATGGTTGCTACTACTATGAAGAGCATGGCGGCTGCAATCTTGGCTTGCTTCTTCCTTAACAAATGTAGATGCTTTTCACTCATATAGTATCCGATTAGAAAGAACGGGAAAAACACAAATGTTCTAGAAATACTGAAATAATGGCCAAAGAAATCGATATACCCTATTCCAATCCCTACTGCGACCGCTAAAGGAATGGCTACCCTTGCATCTAATCGTTTATAAGCAATCAATAAAATATGCCAAGAAAACAAGCTAATTAAGAACCATAGCGCCCAGTGTGGGTAAAAAAGAGGTTCTACCCAGTTATCTCTCCCAATGGAGTAGTAATAAAGGCTGTAAATCATTTGAAATAATAAATAAGGTACGATTAATTTTTTCCCAAGCTTTTTCACATAACCAGGCTTACTTGAGCCACTTGCAAAATATCCTGATAACATGATAAACAATGGCATGTGAAACGTATAAATCCACTGATACAATACGTGGACTGTCGTTGAATCAGAAGTAAAAGGCTGAATTACATGACCAAAGACGACCAGCGTAATCAGAAGTACCTTCGCATTGTCTAAGTACGCATTACGTTGCATAAGCTTCTCAGTCCTTTTCTTAAAGTCATAAAATACCTTGTTATCTCTGTCATATTCATTCGATTCCTACCTATCCTTTTATTGCGGTTGTTACCAGTTTGTTAATAGATTTAAAACCATTTGAAATGTTTGTAACGTGGTATTGAGTGAATCGGACGAGTCCCCCATTCATGATATTCATCGCCACCATGCTTTATCCTTAGCAAAGAAAAAAAGGTCTTTCTAACTAAATAGAAAGACCTTTTCCACTATGCTTGTTTTCTTGTTTTTTTCGTTGTAGTTGTGGTTTTCTTCCTTCCTGCCGGCTTCTTCGGAGAAGTTGGCTTCGTCTTTTTCGCTCGGTCTAAAGAAGCTTCTAATGCGTCCATTAAGCTCGTCACATTGTTAGGCACTTGTTTGTCCTTAGCAGTCGCGGTTTGATTATTATTTTTCTTTTCTTCGATGAGCTCTATTAACGCTGTTCGGTAATCATCTTTGTATTTTTCCGGATCAAATTCGGTAGTCAATTGATCAATTAGCATTTTAGCGGTTGCTAATTCCTTCTCCACCGCTTCGGATTCTGCAGGAACATTCGGTACATCTGCAACACTACGAACTTCATCTGGATAGTGGATCGTTTCCACCACTAATGTGTTTTCATAAACCCGAATGACAGCTAATTGTTCTTTTGAACGAATCATCATTTTTGCGACACCAATTTTCCCTGTATCCTTTAAAGCAGTTCTTAATAACGTATAAGCTTTTCCTCCACCTTCGTTCGGAGAAAGATAATAACTCTTTTCAAAGTAAATGGGATCAATTTCTTCTAACTTGACAAAATCAACAATTTCCACCGCTTTATCTGTTTGTTCTTTACGGAGGTTTTCTAATTCCTCCTCGTCTAACATGACAAACTTATTTTTGGCATACTCGTACGCCTTCACAATCTCCTCTTGTTTGACTTCCCGGTCGCAAACTGGACATACCTTTTCGTACTTAATTGGGGATTGGCACTCTTTATGAAGCTGTCGTAACTTAATATCCTTATCTTCTGTTGCTGCATGAAGCTTTACTGGGATATTGACAAGTCCAAAACTAATCGTTCCTTTCCACATTGTGTGCATATATCCACTCTCCTTTTTGGCTTAGTTTGGCTAAATAATGTCTACATTATGACTAAGAATCTTTACAACCTGACACACTAGTGGAAAAAGGAGAGGATGAAGGATATGATGCAGCCAATACCAAGCACGGATATCCCTCAAGGAAAAGAATGGGGGTATGAAGTAAAATATGATGGATTTCGAGCATCCTTACACATTGATGTCAGCTCCATCCAATTGGTCAGTCGAAATCAAGTGAATTTATCTGCAAATTTTCCTGAAATTATCTCCTATGTAGAGGAGAATTTGGAAAAATACTTACCATTCCTACCTATTGAATTAGATGGAGAAATCGCCATTTTAAATACGAAGCTTCAATCGAATTTCTACTTGCTACAGCAGCGTGGAAGACTTAAAGCTAAGGCGAAAATCGCAGACGCAGCTAAGGAGCGCCCTGCCCATTTCCTAGCTTTTGACATCCTGCGGTGGAAGGGAAAAACACTGCTAAACGAAGCCTTTTCACAACGAAAACAAAAACTGGAAGTCTTTTTTCAATCTATTCTACCCACTCCCACCGTCTTGTGGGGGGAACGAATCGGTTATGTAAATACGTTCTCAGACCCTTCACACCTATGGTTTTTAGTGACAGAAGAAAAGGGCGAGGGAATCGTAGCAAAACGGCTAACCAGTACGTACATAGAAGGGAAAAGCCACAGGGATTGGTTTAAGATAAAGAACTGGCGGACAATTCGAGGATTTATCACAGGTTATGATCAAAAAAATGGTTACTTTACCTTATCCGTATATAAAAACGATGTCATTCATCCGTTAGGTAAATTTAAGCATGGCATACCTGACACAGAGTTAGCTACATTAAAACAGTTCGTGTCCAAAAACGGAACAAAAAAAGGAGACAGATGGCACTTAGCTCCGGCTATTTGTTGTGAAGTTCACTGTTTAGGCGTTAAGGATGATGATCTTCGCGAACCAGAATTCCACCAGTTTCGGCTTGATATAACGCCAGAGGAGTGCACCCTACAAACGATAGCGGAAAACCTAGCCATGTTTCCAGAGGATCTTGATTTAACAAAAAAGGATAAGATGTTTTGGCCAACACCTCAGTTTTCAAAATTAGACTTACTCCTTTATTTACGAGACATTGCACCTTATATGCTCCCCTTTTTAAAAAATAAAGTATTAACATTAATTCGCTGTCCAGATGGTGTAGAAGGGGAATTTTTTTATCAAAAGCACTTACCTTCCTATGCGCCAGACCGATTGGCTGGACCGAAGACAGAGGATGGTATTTTACAGGTATGTAGAGATGTAGAAGGCCTATTATATCTTGGGAATCATGGTGCAATGGAATACCATGTTCCGTTTCAAAAAATCGGGGACGATTATCCGGACGAAATTGTGTTTGACTTAGACCCACCCTCGGTAGAGGAATTTTCTATTGCTGTTTTTGCAGCCCAGCTTATCAAAGAGCTGTTAGACCACCTCCACTTAATTGCTTTTGTTAAAACGTCAGGAAATAAAGGGCTACAAATTTATATCCCGATTCCAGAAAAAAGCCTGTCCTATGAAGAAACGGCACAATTTACGATGGCATTAGCGCTGTTATTAGAAAACAAATACCCAGATTTATTCACAACTGAACGATTAAAGAAAAATCGGAAGAATCGTTTATATATCGATTATATTCAACACGGGAAAGACAAAACCTTAGTTTCTCCCTATTCCCCAAGAAAAACCGAAAATGGAACGGTCTCTACTCCACTGTTTTGGGATGAGGTGACAGAAGCACTTCAACCAAGCCAATTCACTATTCAGAATGTTGTAGAACGTGTTAAAGAAAAAGGGTGTCCGTTTATTACCTATCATCAAGCAAGAGGTAAACAGAACCTAAAACTACTCCGCGAATTCACCACTACGAGCATGAAACCATAGGAATTAAATGTTAAGCAACAATGAGAAAAACCCGATCTACCTCGAATTTTCTTTAATCAATTCGACAGTAGCTCGGGTTTCAAATTCGTTTTCCTCATTGGAATTTAGAAAGAAATAGCCCAGCTACCTTTTCTAAAAATAGCTTCTCATTTTCCGTCCTTCGTTACTCCATCAATATCTAAGGAAGCAGAACCCATCATGAAGTCTTCATGTACAATACTGTCATTGACACCGTGTTGGTCCATTTCTTCCTTCGAAAAGTTTGGCCCGTTTTCAATATTCGTTGGATACGCCTTTCCTAACGCAAGGTGACAAGACGCGTTCTCATCAAATAGCGTATTGAAAAAGATAATGTTGGATTGAGAAATCGGGGACTCATTCGGAACAAGTGCCACTTCTCCTAATCTTTTCGCACCTTCATCCGATTCTAAAAGTGTTTTTAAGGTTTCTTCCCCTTCTTCTGCGGAATATTCTACAACGATTCCATCTTTAAAGGTAAGCTTAAAGTTTTCAATTAAATTCCCACCGTAATTAAGCGGTTTTGTGCTAGATACTGTCCCATTCACTCCATATTTATGGGGCATTGTAAATACTTCTTCTGTCGGCATGTTCGGATTAAATTCTATCCCTTTTACTGATTTTGTAGATCCACCATGCCAAATATGCCCTTCAGGTAGATCAATGGTTAAATCTGTACCTTCTGCTTTATAAATTAATTGTGTATATTGTTTTTCATTTAAATAGTTACGTGCTTTCTCTAATGTAGAATTATGCTCTTTCCATGCTTGAATCGGATCGTCTACGTCCACACGGGAAATACTAAAAATGTTATCCCATAGTGTTTCAACTGCTTCTTCCTCCGAAAGTTCTGGGAATACTTTGTGAGCCCATGAAGCTGTTGGATAGCCTACAATCGACCAGCAAACTTTATCGTTCATAATATAATCACGATATTCACTTAGCGCAACTCCAGAAGCTTTATTTGTAGCCGCAATTCTGGCCGAATCAATCCCTTTTAGTAAGTCAGGGTTTTGGCCATAAATCGTTAAAAGTCCATATCCATCCTTTACCATTTCAACTAATGCATCTTTTCTCCACTCAGGAAACGTTTCTAACACTTCCATTGGAGCATGCTTCATTTTTAAATATGTAAGATCTTCGTCACTCCACTCCAAGTGTACGTTTTTTGCACCGGCTGCATAGGCTTCCTTTGCAACTAAACGAACAAACTCCGCTGATTCCACTGGAGCATTAATGATTAAGCCTTGTCCTTCTTGAAGATTGACACCTGTTTTAATTGCTAATTTTGCATATTTCTGAAGTAATTCCTGTTTTGCCATTATAGTCGCCTCCTACTTCTTATTATTTCATAATCGAGATAAAATGAATAGTAGGATGAATCCCTACTACCTTGAACTTCTACTCCGTTTTATCCCTAATTAACGATGCTAACATTCGCCTCTAACTCAAGCTCTACATTCCCTTTTATAGCTCGTGAAATCATACAAGATTCCTCTGCAAGCTTCGTTAATTTTTTGAGCTTTTCTAGCTCTGCACTCGTTGCTTCTGATGCCAATTGAACGGTAGGTCTGTGAATAATTTTCTTGTACGTAAACACGCCATTTGTTACATCCACTTGTCCTTCCGATTTCAAATCCATAAAATGAAGAGGAAGCTTTGCACGTTCAATCATTGCGGCAAGCGTAATAATATAGCAAGTTGCGGCAGCACCCAATAGCATTTCATCTGGATTCGTCCCTTCTCCAGGCCCATCCATTTCTGGCGGAATAGATATGGTGGTCTTTAGATTGCCAGCAGCTATTCTTCCTACACTGTTTCGTCCACCTGGCCAATCCGCTTGTAAGTGAAAATGATGTAATGTCATTTATAAGACTTCCCTTCTTTTTCGTTCTTTACGTTTCTCAACTCGTACCGTTCTTAAGCACGATTTTACATAAGATCCTTTCGCTTCTCAAACATTTCACAATAATCTTGTGTTGTCATATAGCCACCCGTTCTCTAATACGATAAACTAGAAGAGAATAAAGAAAAGGGTGGGATGAACAATAGGGTACACATTACCGAAAGTAAAAGAGATTCTTGAGTTAAAAAGGCACAGACAAAAGAAAGGTTTGCGTTATTATCTTCAAGAGTATCATTTTCAGTATGTACATAATCGTTACCCTAGGAAACAGAACATTCTACGACTAACCTCAACGACTCAACATCACAGCATCAACTGCAAAACGAAACGAATCGTCTATGAATCTTCAGATTAAAAAATGAACCTAGATACTCGTATCTAGGTTCATTTTTATTAATGTGCTTGTTCTCTTTCTCGCTCTACCTCTAATTCCTCTTCTTGGTCCGCCTCTTCTATTTTAGAGGATAAGAACCATCCCGCTATTGCGATAGCCACCAGTACACCATAGAATATTAGCTTCCAGGCTGTCGAATGAGCAAAGTCATGCGGTAGGATGTGTAGGGACTCATGTGCTAGCACACTAACAACAAGCTTTACCCCAACCCAACCAACGATAACAAACGCAGCTACCTCTAAACCTGGTCTAGAATGAAGTAGTTTCACAAAAACATTTGCAGCAAAACGCATGATAATTAACCCGATCATGCCACCTGCCAACACAACAGCAAATTGAGCACCATCTAGACTACCTATGCTTGCAAAATCCGTTTCCGGAAGCGTAACAGCTAATGCTACGGCAGCTAAGATAGAATCCACCGCAAAAGCTAAGTCCGCTAATTCTACTTTAAACACGGTAGCCCAGAAGCCACCTCCCGTTTTTTCTTTTACCTTACTATCGTCTTCTGTTCGTCCTTTTTTCCAATAGCTATAAAGATTCTTAAATGAGATAAATAGTAAGTATGCAGCACCAAGCGCTTGAACTTGCCAAACATCTACTAAAAATGAAATAACAAATAAAGAACCAAATCTTAATACAAACGCACCTAGCAGTCCGTAGAATAATGCTTTCTTCCTTTGCTCCTCTGGTAAGTGCTTCACCATAATCGCAAGTACCAATGCATTATCCGCTGCTAGCAACCCTTCAAGTGCAACTAACACGATAAGTACCCAGCCATATTCAAGCAATAACTGTAATTCCAATCCAACCACTCCTTTAAATAGAAAATGACCTCCACCAGTTACGGTAAAGGCCATCAAAAAAGACCCTTACCCAGTGGGTAAAGGTCTCGCTAACAACGTCCGTTGCCAATTAAGCCGGAGAAACAAATCTCGAAATGACGACTTAAATTGTACAGCTACTCCCCTTTAGGAATATCACTTATTTCTAATATATTCATAGAAACATGAATAGTCAAGTAATTCACATTCATTCCTTTACCATTTTGGTTCACGTTAAGACCATTCCCGTCCACTCCCTTGTTTAAACCTAAAATTGTTAGGATTCGAGAATGGTATGAACACGATGATTTACTTCAGCTTTCAGTTGTTCTAATAATCGTTCACTTTCTATTCTTGAATGACTTGACACTCCAAAATAGTACTTCACTTTAGGCTCGGTACCAGAAGGCCTTAATGCTACCCAACTATTCTTATCTAAATAGAACTTCAAAACGTTTTCTTGTGGTAATTGAATGGTCTCTTTTGTACCAGACTTCATGTTTATTCTTTCTAACGATTGATAATCCTCCATTAGGGTTACAGGTAAGCCAGCAATCTCATTAAATGGTGCTAGACGAATATGTTCCATAATCTTCGCAATCCTCTCTGCTCCATCTTTCCCTTTTAACGTAAGAGAGAGCATGTCTTCCAAATAGTAACCATGAAGCTCATAAAGTTCTTCTAATGCTTCTAGGAGTGTTTTCCCTTTGCGTTTCCAATACTCGGCTAGTTCGCAAGCTATAACAGCTGCTTGTACAGCATCTTTATCTCGGACAAAATCTCCGGCTAAGTAGCCGTAGCTTTCTTCAAAGCCAAACAAGAACTTTTCACCGGTTGATTCAAATTGCTTGATTTTTTCTCCTATAAATTTAAAACCTGTAAGAGTGTTAATGGTTTCAACCCCATAATGACTAGCAACCGCTTGCCCCATTTCAGTTGTGACAATGGTTTTAATCAGCCTCCCCTTTTTTCTGTCTTCCTCAGTCGAATGTGCAAGTATATAGTCCAACATTAATATTCCAAGCTGGTTTCCTGTCAACACTTGATAAGAGCCATTTGAATCTTTTACCGCTACCCCTAAACGATCCGCATCAGGATCCGTACCAATCAAAACATCCGCTCCGTATATCAGTCCTTGTTCCATCGCCATCGTAAAAGCTTGGTGCTCCTCCGGATTTGGTGAATCAACAGTAGAAAAATCAGGATCTGGCTTTGCCTGCTCTTGAACAACATGTATAGCATCAAACCCAATTTGTCTTAATCCTTTTAGGACAAGGTCATGAGAAGTGCCATGCAGAGGCGTAAAAACAATGTTTAATTCTTTCGGTTGTTCTATTTCGGAAGTGGTCCATCTGGAGAGTCTCTTCACTAGTTCTAAATAGGCATGGTCTACTTCTTCTCCGATCCAATGCAGCAGCCCTTGCTCTTTGAGCACGTGCTCTGGTAGATAAGGGATCGTTAATTCATTTTCTACGGCGTTTACTTCCTTAATTAATTGCTCCGCTTGAGCAGGAGGCATTTGTCCACCATCTTCATTATAAACCTTAAAGCCATTATATTCAGGAGGATTATGGCTCGCGGTTATCATAACACCAGCCGCAGCTCCTAGGTGGCGCACCGCATATGAAAGGGAAGGTGTAGGATGCAGGTTAGAAAATACGTAGGATTTTATGCCGTGCTTTCCTAACACTTTAGCTGTTTCTATTGCAAATTCCTTAGACATATAACGAGAATCATAGGAAACGGCTACTCCTTTTCCTTGTGGATTCGTCGTGTGCTTTATCAAGTAATTCGCTAATCCTTCCACCGCCTTTCTTATCGTATATATGTTCATTCGGTTCGTGCCAGGTCCAAGCATACCTCGCATTCCACCAGTCCCGAACGTTAAATCCTTATAAAATGCATCCTCTATTGCTTCTTCGGATTTTTTCATTTCAGCTAATTGAAGTTTTAAATGCTCTTCTAGTGATTCATAGGAAACCCATTTTTGGTATGTATCTTGCCAAGTCATATAGATCCTCCTTTTGTAAGGCCGTTTTTACTTGATTCTAACACACGTACCATTCGCATTCTATTCTACTTTCGTAGTTTTATATTCTTCGTTTATTTTATTTATAACAAGGAAAAAATAATAGAGAATACGATCTAAACGCTGTATCATTTATGAATGTCTTTTTATATAATATAGACGTCACAAATTAACGAAATCTATGAAATTAAAATAATGAGGTTGTGATTTTTTGACGAATAAAAAATGGTTTCAAACCCTTGTAGCCTTTATCCTTGTGTTCATTTTGATTTTTCTTATAGAAAAAACTAAATTTATATTTGAACCCGTCGGATCTTACCTTACTGCGATAGCTGTCCCATTTATGGGAGCAGGGTTGTTATACTACATCACGTTACCTTTAGTAACGTTTTTGGAAAAATACAAGATTCCTAGAATTGCTAGTATCCTTATTACTTTTTTATTACTCGTTTTTATCGTCTTTCTGTTCTTCAATTACATAATCCCAATCGCTCAGCAACAGTTTACACGTCTAGTAAAAAACATTCCGGATATAGCAGATGGGATTGAAGAAATAGTAGAATATTGGCAGGATAATCAAAGTATTATCCCACCACAAGTAGATAATATGATTGACCAAGTAACAGCTAACTTAGATAAATACCTGGAGAATTTTACTACCTTCATTCTTAATTTCATCGGTCAGTTATTTGGGTTCGTTTTTTCGTTTGTCTTAATCCCATTCTTCTGGTTCTTTATGTTAAAGGATGGAGACAAGCTCGTTCCATTCATTTCAAAGTTTTTAAGTAAACCAAAAGCGAATAGCTTCAAGGAATTAATGGCAGGAATTAATCACACATTATCCTCCTTTATACAAGGACAATTAATCGTCAGTGTTTGTGTCGGGATCATGTTATATATTGGCTATGTCATTATTAAACTGGATTATGCACTTACCTTGGCTTTATTCGGTTTAGTTATGAACCTGATTCCATTTGTCGGTCCATTTATATCTGCCGTACCAGCTGTTATTATCGGATTTATTCAAGAACCAATGATTGCGGTCTATGTGATAATTGTTATGCTCATAGCCCAACAGATCGAAAGTAATTTCATTTCCCCAAATGTTATGGGGCGAGTCCTTCAGCTTCATCCACTTACCATTATTACATTGATTCTGGCTGCAGGAAGTATTGCTGGTTTTTTCGGATTATTGTTTATTATCCCAGCATACGCTGTCCTAAAAACAATCGTCAGTCACTTTTATCATGAGTGGAGACGGAAGCAGCCTAAAGGAGAAAAAGACATCTTTTAGAATGGAAGATCTATGGAATCAAAAAAGCAACCTAGGCCATTAAACCTAGGTTGCTTTTTTTCATCCTTTATTCCGCAGTTACATCTTCAATTTCTTTCTGAAGTTTTTCAAGAATTGCTCCATCTACAGTAGATACTTCTTTTTTATAGAAGTCTCTTACAGGAAGTGCAAGCTCTTTAAATGCTGCACGTTGCTCTTCTGTTAATTCTACAACCTCTGTTGGGTGTTCTTCATCATTTTTAATTTTTTCTAGCCATTTTTCGTTTTGTTCTTTTTGCTCGTCATATACCCAATCTTGCATCTCTTCAACTGTTTCGTCAACTAATGTTTTTACATTGTCTGGTAAACCATTATACCATTCTGTATTTACAGTCGTCATTGCCACATAGTTGTTGTGATTAGAAATTGTCATGTGGTCTTGTACTTCATTGAAGGAAGCATCCCCAATAAAGAAAATTGGGTTTTCTTGACCTTCTACTGTACCACGGTCTAGTGCTGTGTAGAGCTCACTCCAGCTCATAGGAGTTGGTTCTGCACCATACGCTTCATACGATTTAATAATTAATGGAGACGTTTGGGTTCTCATCTTAAAGTTCTCAAAGTCAGATGGTTTTTCTAACGGAGAACTAGATGTCCATTGCGTCGCACCTTCTGTCCAGAAAGAAAGTGGAGTGATGCTATACTCTTCATATCTTTCTACTAAGTCTTTATTAAGTGCTTCACTAGTATTCAAGATTTCTTGTGTTTTTTCAACACTATCTGGGAACAAGAAGTGTAAGGCAAAGATTTGCCCTTCTTTAACCATGTTTCCTGTAAAACCTGGAGACATGACAGCCATTTCTACCCCA includes:
- a CDS encoding YwdI family protein, which codes for MPIQDESVLRKMEAEIQKALQSKNHSGKLREHVRAVKLMADLILDDQQTWTEGEPIPPMPAPSQTEKVQLSNGERLKDEDANGDSIFDF
- the ku gene encoding non-homologous end joining protein Ku, translating into MHTMWKGTISFGLVNIPVKLHAATEDKDIKLRQLHKECQSPIKYEKVCPVCDREVKQEEIVKAYEYAKNKFVMLDEEELENLRKEQTDKAVEIVDFVKLEEIDPIYFEKSYYLSPNEGGGKAYTLLRTALKDTGKIGVAKMMIRSKEQLAVIRVYENTLVVETIHYPDEVRSVADVPNVPAESEAVEKELATAKMLIDQLTTEFDPEKYKDDYRTALIELIEEKKNNNQTATAKDKQVPNNVTSLMDALEASLDRAKKTKPTSPKKPAGRKKTTTTTKKTRKQA
- a CDS encoding aminopeptidase, with product MAKQELLQKYAKLAIKTGVNLQEGQGLIINAPVESAEFVRLVAKEAYAAGAKNVHLEWSDEDLTYLKMKHAPMEVLETFPEWRKDALVEMVKDGYGLLTIYGQNPDLLKGIDSARIAATNKASGVALSEYRDYIMNDKVCWSIVGYPTASWAHKVFPELSEEEAVETLWDNIFSISRVDVDDPIQAWKEHNSTLEKARNYLNEKQYTQLIYKAEGTDLTIDLPEGHIWHGGSTKSVKGIEFNPNMPTEEVFTMPHKYGVNGTVSSTKPLNYGGNLIENFKLTFKDGIVVEYSAEEGEETLKTLLESDEGAKRLGEVALVPNESPISQSNIIFFNTLFDENASCHLALGKAYPTNIENGPNFSKEEMDQHGVNDSIVHEDFMMGSASLDIDGVTKDGK
- a CDS encoding OsmC family protein; protein product: MTLHHFHLQADWPGGRNSVGRIAAGNLKTTISIPPEMDGPGEGTNPDEMLLGAAATCYIITLAAMIERAKLPLHFMDLKSEGQVDVTNGVFTYKKIIHRPTVQLASEATSAELEKLKKLTKLAEESCMISRAIKGNVELELEANVSIVN
- a CDS encoding acyltransferase family protein, translated to MQRNAYLDNAKVLLITLVVFGHVIQPFTSDSTTVHVLYQWIYTFHMPLFIMLSGYFASGSSKPGYVKKLGKKLIVPYLLFQMIYSLYYYSIGRDNWVEPLFYPHWALWFLISLFSWHILLIAYKRLDARVAIPLAVAVGIGIGYIDFFGHYFSISRTFVFFPFFLIGYYMSEKHLHLLRKKQAKIAAAMLFIVVATIIYVTPDFSTDWLLGSKSYSTLDAENIGGVARIGVYGVAAFMSFSVLAWIPSKRYVFTKFGVTTIYVYLLHGFFIQFFREANWFAVNHVMDILGLFVISIAIVWLLSSKWVTAMFQPVVEGKATNLRDMWAERWKKRAEQNHRRELFEQK
- a CDS encoding TerC family protein, whose product is MELQLLLEYGWVLIVLVALEGLLAADNALVLAIMVKHLPEEQRKKALFYGLLGAFVLRFGSLFVISFLVDVWQVQALGAAYLLFISFKNLYSYWKKGRTEDDSKVKEKTGGGFWATVFKVELADLAFAVDSILAAVALAVTLPETDFASIGSLDGAQFAVVLAGGMIGLIIMRFAANVFVKLLHSRPGLEVAAFVIVGWVGVKLVVSVLAHESLHILPHDFAHSTAWKLIFYGVLVAIAIAGWFLSSKIEEADQEEELEVEREREQAH
- a CDS encoding DNA ligase D, which gives rise to MMQPIPSTDIPQGKEWGYEVKYDGFRASLHIDVSSIQLVSRNQVNLSANFPEIISYVEENLEKYLPFLPIELDGEIAILNTKLQSNFYLLQQRGRLKAKAKIADAAKERPAHFLAFDILRWKGKTLLNEAFSQRKQKLEVFFQSILPTPTVLWGERIGYVNTFSDPSHLWFLVTEEKGEGIVAKRLTSTYIEGKSHRDWFKIKNWRTIRGFITGYDQKNGYFTLSVYKNDVIHPLGKFKHGIPDTELATLKQFVSKNGTKKGDRWHLAPAICCEVHCLGVKDDDLREPEFHQFRLDITPEECTLQTIAENLAMFPEDLDLTKKDKMFWPTPQFSKLDLLLYLRDIAPYMLPFLKNKVLTLIRCPDGVEGEFFYQKHLPSYAPDRLAGPKTEDGILQVCRDVEGLLYLGNHGAMEYHVPFQKIGDDYPDEIVFDLDPPSVEEFSIAVFAAQLIKELLDHLHLIAFVKTSGNKGLQIYIPIPEKSLSYEETAQFTMALALLLENKYPDLFTTERLKKNRKNRLYIDYIQHGKDKTLVSPYSPRKTENGTVSTPLFWDEVTEALQPSQFTIQNVVERVKEKGCPFITYHQARGKQNLKLLREFTTTSMKP
- a CDS encoding DUF423 domain-containing protein, with protein sequence MKLIFLLGVLNGFLAVALGAFGAHGLEGKLSEKMIKTWEKAVTYQMFHTMALFVTGILMMKSQVSSLTAAGWMFFIGILLFSGSLYIYSTTGIKMLAMITPVGGLAFLIGWVILGLAITKLF